TACAGTGACTTTTTCAGCCATGGGTTCACCGTTATTGTGCGCTCCGACGCTCTTTATATTATTATAAGTTACCTTTGAAACAAAGCGGGAAGCATGTCCGAAATGACCGATATCCCCGAAAAAATGCGGAATCCGCCTTACTGATTCTTCGCCGAGAACCTGGCGACCATGCCGGCAATGTCGCCCTCGCTCATGTTCTGTATGACGATCCTGCCGGGACCCTTGAAATCGGTGACGCACTCATCGTCGTCCCGGGTGTCCTCCGCCTTGCTCCTGATGGACCTTATACTGTATTTGACGGAACTCTCCCATGCCAGGGCATGGGACGTGGACACCGTGTAACGGTCGTCCGGGCGGAGGTCCATGGTGGTGAAGTCCCCGCACGATGCGATGAAGGCCGTCCCGTCCCCCGAGACCTTGAGGAGGACGAGCCCCTCCTGGTCGAACTGGGGGTCTCCGAGATGTCTCTGCATCTCACGGGATATGGCGGTGCCCCTGGAACAGGCCAGCATACCGTGTTTCTGCATGATCCAATCGCCCTTCCCCAGGTCCACGTCCATGATCATGCCGGGTACGGAGGGCCCCACGGTCACCAGGCCCATCCCTTTCTCGGAGGAATACTCCACCATGTCGATGAAGGAGTCGGAGAACATCTTCTTCAGACCGGATATGAAGGCGCTGTCGTTGATCTTGACGTTCACGTTGAAGGACTTGCTTATGAGCCTTCCCGGCGCGGTCTTCAGAATGTCGCCCGGTGCCAACTGCACGTTGAGGACCTGCGACATGATGCCGGTGATCGTGAACTTCATGTCCGGGCACATCGTCTTCATTCTTTTAAATCTGATGAGGGGGTGTAAGGACGGCCCTCTGCTCCGGAGCGAGCCTTTAATAAATGACCTGCATACACGCGGATGTTAATATGGCAACAGTCAGAGACTCAGGCAACATATCCGTGGCGGACGGCAAGGCCACCGTCAAAGGATGGGTCCAAGACATCAGGAACATGGGCGGCATCTCGTTCCTCATCCTGAGGGACAGGTACGGCACCGTGCAGATCACCCTTCCCAAGAAGAAGATCGAACCCTCCCTGTTCGAACTCATGACGAAGCTCCCCAGGGAGTCCGTCGTCTCGGTCACCGGAGAGGTCAAGGAGAGCAAACAGACCGCTCTGGGTCTCGAGGTCATCCCCGAGGCCTGCGAGGTCTACAGCAAGGCGGCCACACCCCTCCCCCTCGGCGTGATCGACAAGGTCAACGTGGAGATGGACACCCGCCTCAACAACAGGTTCATGGACCTCAGAAAACCCGAGGTCAGGGCCATCTTCGAACTCAGGTCCATGATGGTGGACCTCATCAAGGAGGCC
The nucleotide sequence above comes from Candidatus Methanomethylophilus alvi Mx1201. Encoded proteins:
- a CDS encoding AIM24 family protein, with the translated sequence MKFTITGIMSQVLNVQLAPGDILKTAPGRLISKSFNVNVKINDSAFISGLKKMFSDSFIDMVEYSSEKGMGLVTVGPSVPGMIMDVDLGKGDWIMQKHGMLACSRGTAISREMQRHLGDPQFDQEGLVLLKVSGDGTAFIASCGDFTTMDLRPDDRYTVSTSHALAWESSVKYSIRSIRSKAEDTRDDDECVTDFKGPGRIVIQNMSEGDIAGMVARFSAKNQ